The genomic segment GTACATTTGACATGCTAATATGATGAACATATACAATGCTACTCATAAGGTGTGACTGGCAGTAAAATATACTTTGACACTGACGAGatgcagtgttgcaaaaaaaacaaaatcagctaAAACGTCCCTATAGGCTTGCTGAAAGATTGACGTCATGGCTTTAtgtatgacgtcacagcatcaCGCACAGCACATGATctctagaaaacgtgcccacatgcctacgTTCATAGTACAACAAATGAGCAGTGTttgctactttttggagatcagagcaaaTCTGTAGCCctgcttaaccatgggaaacgcttctgaagGTGGTGCAGAGTTACAGTTGCTTTGAAAAACAATGACTGTCACTGAAAAGGCGTGTTTTTAAAAGTCGACTGAATCATAAAAAAGTTGCTTAAGCCGTAGATTTTTACTTGCCAGGGAtggcaaaaagtcgctaaattgacAACACTGACTAGATGTGGGCGCATGTCAGTTGTTACTCACTCAGTCTCCTCCTGATTATTTCGATTGTGATGGCACAGACAAGTAGAACCAACACAACGACCCATCTCACAACCATGTAGAcatctgagaggagagagagagcgattactAGAGATAtatgtttgcctgtttgtttatGACTTACCGTGACTTACCGTATTTCCTTAAAGGGCTCTGTCACTGCTGGTCTCCCTGGGTTAGAATTTGCAGGTCTCTGTTGGTCATTTACATACAGAACAGAACACTACAGGCTTAGAAATATAACATGTagccggggggtggggggcacagtAATGATATATtgtcagagaggggggggggggggggaacagtAATGATATATtgtcagagagggggggggtggggggaacagTAATGATATGTTGTCAGAGAGGATGTTGTTGTAATGGGAAAGTTACACTCACCATGTTGAACATTTTATTTAAGTTTGTGGTCAATTGTTATATTTGAATCAATAATTCCGGCCATGGCCCTGAGTTTAACTCATACAGTAATTCAACGACCAATTCCCCACCCACTAGATCACTAGTTCTCAATAGTTTTTGAATAAATGCCTTAATATTtaaaaatgatgatgataataataataaaagagactaatgccccccaattgtAAGATGTCTCCTTGCCAATGCTCCCttaaggcacgaatagaccaagctcGACATGCAGACAGCCCAAGGTCCAAAATCTAATTTTGGGGAGATGTTTATCCTAATTTTCCTGACTAGAGAAATCAGCACGCTCGCTGTCAAGAAGTTGCCCTGAATGAAAACTCTTTTTAACAGCCCTCGCTTTGAACAGACACGGGAGCACAGGTTCCTCAAGCACAcagcctctccttccctctctctctcgtagagAACCTGCGCAAACTATTTCATGTATTTTATGCATGACGCACCAGTTACCATTTTGACTGCTCACTCTCACTCGCATTGTCCAAAAAAAATATGGGATATTTTATCCGACTCGAGGGTACCAGCGAGTAATTTgcaatatcagggagacttcctggccagtgtccttccaagtgtatcagcctaattagtcacgcccagtgattggatactttttggtgaactctacagaatatccaatcactgggtgtgactaataaacggtatccaatcactgggcgtgactaattaggctgatacacttggaaggacactggcctagcatttgagaaagaccctttgTTGTTGGACTTGaccgaatattatgcaaattagctatgatgtggtttagcaacagccaatggaaatgttggaatgcttgcactctgcttttaatggacattCCATGTCGCTTGTATCACTTGCATCGCTCTAGCAGCTTAATCTGCTGCCGCCAGTGTATTCGCTCGGTTTTACACACTACACTAGGTCATGCTTGACCCCATGTCCAAtgagtgtacatgcatgtgtgtgggtgtgtgtgtacttgtatttcACCTGCTACAAAGGATCCAAAGGTGTGTAGGGCAGAAGACACATGCACTTTtcctcctgtagtcacctggcACCTTCGCTGGCTGTAAGGGGTGGGACTTGTGAGGTTAACAGTCAAGGTGGTGCTGCAGGCAGATGTTTTCTTGATCTGGTAGTTGGTGGAGGTCCACAGGTTAGTCCCTGCCACCTCCACCCAGCTGAGGTTAAAATCCGGATGCACAGTCAACAGGTTGCAGTCAACGCCAGTGTGAAGGACACAGTGGAGAGTCACATGATCTTCAGACTCTGCCTCACTCTCACTGGGGGAAGATGGAACTGCAAGACAGGTGACATCAACAGACCCTAaatcatgacatcatcatcaaACCCTCATTAACACCTTGTTAACAAacacccatgcaaacacacacacacacacacacacacacacaccttataaacAGTATAACACAGACACAATTTCATAGATGTAGCTGAACACCTACCATCAAGAAGAATAAGGTGAAGCTCTTTCTTCTGACCACTCAGAGGATTTTCACATCTGTAGTATCCAGCATCCtcggtggtgatgttggtgatgtggagggaacagtcagggAGCAGACTGAGTCTCTCATCTCGCTGAGAGACCCAGATCTTCCTGGTGGAGAGTCTCCAGCTACCGCTTTCATTGTATATATGTAATTGATTATTATTGGGATTGGCATACCATTCCACGGAGGAGCAGTTTTGACCTGCCAGACCGCCACAAGGCAGGGTGGCTGTCCCTTCTACAGTGGAGTAAATGACACCTGTAGATGACACAAACAGTGCTGAAGGTGACACAGGTATGTATCTGCTGGTCAGAGCAGTTGACGGAATCTGAAAACTGTAGATAACCTCTGTGTATGTGAATGACCACTCAAAATCTGAATACTGTAAAATGCACTGTAAAACAaatactgttaaaaaaaaacatgggcaACAATTGCTTTAACTGACAGCAGGTTGGCTGCTCTGTCAATTTAAGGGTATGGATTTTAAAAACAAAGATGTCATCTTACGAATGCATTCCAGCTTTGGTTGGTTGTGCCAATAGAACATTTTGTTGTTCTTCACACACTTCAACAAGTTGGACGTCGCCGATTTCCTCTCAAAGCCGTCCTCACATCTGTATCTGAGCTCTGTATTTTCAGAAAATGTTTGGCCCTCAATGAATACAGTGTGGTTCACCTCCGGTGGAGGACCACAACCTGAACACATAAACACAATGGACACAATGAACaaattgtaaataaataaacttaatAGCATGCGGTAGTATCTCCACACTGGCCAAACTTATTCCTTGGCCTGACTTGTGCTATCACTTTCATGCCTGAAGGCTGTGTATctgacttaagccgggcatacactgtgcgatattttcactcgtgggtcttaagcttctgctcacactgcacgatggaatttcactgtttaaaagttcacagctcacgactcacgtcctcagactacacgagccgacagtcggatgcgagcgaaatgcttccaccgtacgacgcgacaggcatgtttccccggtctgcagaggagggaacatgcgcacctgaggtggagatgaggtcgcggtcaacagcgaatcgcacggccctattaatttgtgcatgtgaagtatcaaatcgggtcgtagcactgctttaactgtgcgatttacgcacgagccacgaccagaatttcaaactgttttgattttcttgcgaccctgcgattgcacgatcgtgaggtgaaatcgcttgtcgttaccccatgtaaactgcacgatgcgagactcacgattgacctgcgattgagcaagaagtcggcccgactctcaaaaagtcgtgcgagtgccaaatcaggtcaaaatcggggcaaaagtcgcacagtgtaagcccagcttaagacaAACAGGAAAGGCAGATGCTTTGAGGGCCCGTTGatgccgcttgcggctttaatgtTTTCTTATtaatacctccgccaaggaggttatgttttgttttcagttgcattggtttgtctctttgtctgtctgtctgtctgtctgtctgtctgttagtttgtcaataggataactcaaaaatgtaTGTATGGATTTGGAtgcaactttgtggagttgttggaaatgaccaaatgaacatgtgattacattttggtggtgatctggatcacgatccggaacctggatttttcaaaagattcttcgcCATTGCTagactagaaatctagacgcccctagtgaccgcaaattgaattgcgcaACAGGGCGAACttttacattccagtttctaagtctacaaaa from the Engraulis encrasicolus isolate BLACKSEA-1 chromosome 14, IST_EnEncr_1.0, whole genome shotgun sequence genome contains:
- the LOC134462928 gene encoding uncharacterized protein LOC134462928, which translates into the protein MKEKKMASILWTLLLQLICPSQQLETGCGPLPQLHHIVPKEGKTFPENTRFRYSCEDGFLRQAGTSTFFKCVKNNKTFYWHNEPKLECIRCGPPPEVNHTVFIEGQTFSENTELRYRCEDGFERKSATSNLLKCVKNNKMFYWHNQPKLECIRVIYSTVEGTATLPCGGLAGQNCSSVEWYANPNNNQLHIYNESGSWRLSTRKIWVSQRDERLSLLPDCSLHITNITTEDAGYYRCENPLSGQKKELHLILLDVPSSPSESEAESEDHVTLHCVLHTGVDCNLLTVHPDFNLSWVEVAGTNLWTSTNYQIKKTSACSTTLTVNLTSPTPYSQRRCQVTTGGKVHVSSALHTFGSFVADVYMVVRWVVVLVLLVCAITIEIIRRRLNSK